One part of the Melospiza melodia melodia isolate bMelMel2 chromosome 3, bMelMel2.pri, whole genome shotgun sequence genome encodes these proteins:
- the LOC134415929 gene encoding spectrin beta chain, non-erythrocytic 2-like isoform X3, with protein MSGSTARKVQPFTISTRLSLPKCAADFPGDACPGIALASALDSHRGLRRSINERISLYLAHARAGPAAAAGQPRSPSPGQDGGPDEERLNRSSLARSIKKITLSNWYGDAGTAEAGGHGDPARAGGERNHNNNNSRTGKAQFKVFLRKDVDVEDKQQEPGSVQASVFCSPVDRCSPLYALAAPPVSSPQKESPKGKESAAAPRCSGRSGVGAAPLLDLSPLIAQFNREMLQAESWVRGKLRDLKDGCDLQDWEEVAQTLQRDMKDFENTLIKLNQMGEQLMWRAGPSAEAVRRQLLALQEQWQLLKQTAASQSKALGGLRSLQDFNRKAERLEAWIKHKEEKPSLAALLQESPDKIQLTRRILDLKQEEQQFQSLHKELNSLAQKLEKQGKNESRNISARRKHLNKAWLRLQGTLKEHHEALQLALEVASFLQQADILLGVIHAKQSSICSTGKPGEGEPCQDRDVRDIASQVMMLDVTVSQLLNLQPSLAARVTSKHRDVKESWAQLQQALRTGKAPARAGSSPGGRAAAPNVEPRGDDSSHGAVGKEAAAKWTRGLGSMVPKDVLEKMAENKKGEERNPGSPAVGQSPHAGDNKRRRREAEAELGMRQLETRVQDVCQVVNMDLSPYKESVAMGVPPCPAASLEAARMQQEPSARAVLLEGPARGRPHGSPQVEAMLRELEELWEDLQRRHQENGVVLQEIDKALRLVGELDQAERWLQDVAGSLLEPAAMRSPAELRQDLEEMSRLEKQLLLCGLKLQALREEAASEAPTEHEGARKMQRKVEMVEEKLAHVQAALRHRAADLRDSLVLSEFLQDLQEEEARSQQGSAAPGSGRCGSQGCFPLLSAQAEKSPSSEDMSRPLGELQEAVEMLNDVAKERERVMEVAAETESLERLVAKISPQLEALQCRAKALSEDIALAEKSFTTVKSEKDLQGLQGLLSCQQEMEHAVSQTLQGQLEELERAAARLQELCPARQCPVSQELQETLWAWAGLQELLRETRLRVRQASQLRHFFKDYLAMISWTEDTRAQIFSESPSSSSIPQTPCEELEMRIEEKLKEFEALAAAGQQLVSEEHYLSATIKERLEELQSMLGWVLVRWRAQRHQQQDLGSRQEDRREPENLSSTSPTGQEQHASHIPLHLESIHSPGKFMPSSLLEPVQRSEPKLPEKKAISPPTSPLSDAPSGVGQSWGEPSSKTALNVESPKEAGTWDPAETSTLLLPPRGSCGLGGTVNLILSIGKKGEKKKAQLLASSERPGEEALPALPATKHSGCKTFWKRCQGLLGNTWGSLKRKRKPPRQLVEEVQAEARKTCTAKRPPAVVRRPAGPGGGMAAVSHTLPKAGAGCLFNSLQRREQARAEQARLLTLRGIMGDSSLRPTPEECHGPSNTWPQKCGWRKGGPGAAAAGPQLGELLLYVRNPLVQDIDAECGAAPQKLCLPHPKITCPRVSLGSVLSLELPRDAVVLGCRRGAEARQQEAEGQEQRQDQEVRPWKPTGTHGVGWQEDGHSPQGPSKRLGMSPKGEQERWFEEVSLKPSCSQQRAHRAGKEHWSPQHPSSTSKDLLDLRLSRPSRVGMGDELGTHFGQDDSPTASGRARHHRAAWLELGSSPASTPVRAGAIPSPACTQQPASSSQPRGSPASPAAPTQLSVFEWALGSPQPQSPALGTKEVCHPAHRQFEEEEEELQAIWDGAQECQSSPGGGSCASHRMGSRAGSLASPSATAGGPLILSSANNVLVAKFTLPTAAQLLHSPSGEQSPGVVHSGSGSPSGLRVSPHEEELVPAAPLDASSAWDQRRHRQEENSKVLPGKMEFQMMEGTLERKHVLQTGGRKASCRAWGLFHAVLMRQTLCFYQDRRDSLKSSVVALPLNLSGAVCTPDAEYTKKTNCFRLQLQDGSEYLLRAPTQPLMNEWVSKLQQNSGFPKVDYFQAAAQCVESTGGTGSFSKASSTGTSHLQGHHQVTTPKSQEIVVLPCASPLLQRPLGSQDGPLDGTVTAAENAQGAGHKEQQWPSRASPGLWDNICPEDDYGLVANKRRSYSFTSATYQKLSPRAVPQEAAGAGSSYSVTLYIGEQAVPRARCHSFVAPTGSPRDARGEKTTSPPRTKNKSVFKKFFGKKE; from the exons ATGTCGGGCAGCACGGCGAGGAAGGTGCAGCCCTTCACCATCAGCACCCGGCTCTCGCTGCCCAAGTGCGCCGCGGACTTCCCCGGAGACGCCTGCCCCGGCATCGCCCTCGCCTCGGCGCTGGACAGCCACCGCGGCCTCCGCCGCAGCATCAACGAGCGCATCTCCCTCTACCTGGCCCacgcccgggccggccccgccgccgccgcggggcagccccgcagccccagccccgggcaggACGGGGGCCCCGACGAGGAGCGGCTGAACCGCAGCTCCCTAGCCCGCTCCATTAAGAAGATCACGCTGTCCAACTGGTACGGGGACGCTGGCACGGCAGaggcagggggacacggggaccctGCCCGCGCCGGCGGCGAGAGgaaccacaacaacaacaacagcaggaCAGGGAAAGCTCAGTTCAAG GTGTTCCTCAGGAAGGATGTGGATGTGGAGGACAAGCAGCAGGAGCCCGGGAGTGTTCAGGCCAGTGTTTTCTGCTCTCCAGTGGACAGATGTTCTCCCTTGTATGCG CTGGCAGCACCCCCGGTGTCATCACCCCAGAAAGAGAGCCCCAAGGGCAAGGAGTCTGCTGCAGCGCCAAGATGCAGCGGGCGCAGCGGCGTGGGAGCAGCCCCTCTCCTTGACCTGAGTCCTCTGATAGCCCAGTTCAACCGggagatgctgcag GCAGAGAGCTGGGTGCGAGGCAAGCTGCGGGACCTGAAGGACGGCTGTGACCTCCAGGACTGGGAGGAGGTGGCCCAGACCTTGCAGCGGGACATGAAGGATTTTGAGAACACCCTGATAAAGCTCAATCAG ATGGGCGAGCAGCTGATGTGGAGGGCAGGCCCCAGTGCAGAGGCGGTGCGGAggcagctgctggccctgcaggagcagtggCAGCTCCTGAAGCAGACGGCTGCCAGCCAGAGCAAAGCCCTGGGCGGACTGCGGAGTCTGCAGGACTTTAACAGGAAAGCTGAGCGGCTGGAGGCATGGATCAAGCACAAG gaggagaagcccTCTCTGGCAGCCCTCCTGCAGGAAAGCCCGGATAAGATCCAGCTCACTCGCCGCATCCTTGACTTGAAGCAG gaggagcagcagttcCAGAGTCTGCACAAGGAGCTGAACAGCCTGGCCCAGAAGCTGGAGAAACAAGGCAAAAATGAGAGCAGAAACATCTCAGCCCGGCGCAAGCACCTTAACAAAGC GTGGCTGCGGCTGCAGGGCACCCTGAAGGAGCACCACGAGGCTCtgcagctggccctggaggtggccTCCTTCCTCCAGCAAGCAGATATCCTGCTCGGGGTCATCCATGCAAAG CAGAGCAGCATCTGCAGTACAGGGAAGCCAGGGGAGGGCGAGCCTTGCCAGGATCGGGATGTCAGGGACATTGCCAGCCAGGTGATG ATGCTGGATGTGACAGTGTCCCAACTCCTAAACttgcagcccagcctggcagcccGAGTCACCTCAAAGCACCGAGATGTAAAggagagctgggcacagctccagcaggCACTGAG GACAGGGAAGGCTCCAGCACGGGCAGGCAGTTCCCCggggggcagagctgcagctccaaaTGTTGAGCCTCGAGGAGATGACAGCAGTCACGGGGCTGTGGGTAAGGAAGCAGCAGCCAAATGGACAAGAGGACTTGGCAGCATG GTACCAAAAGATGTGCTGGAGAAGATGGCAGAGAACAagaaaggagaggagagaaatcctggctcCCCAGCAGTGGGACAGTCCCCTCATGCAGGGGACAACAAAA ggaggaggagagaggcagAGGCTGAGTTGGGGATGCGGCAGCTGGAGACCCGAGTGCAGGACGTCTGCCAGGTGGTGAACATG GATCTATCCCCGTACAAGGAGAGTGTGGCTATGGGAGTCCCCCCATGTCCAGCGGCGAGCCTGGAGGCAGCACGGATGCAGCAAgagcccagtgccagggctgtgctcctg GAGGGCCCAGCACGAGGGAGGCCTCATGGGAGCCCTCAGGTGGAGGCCATGCTGCGGGAACTGGAGGAGTTGTgggaggacctgcagaggaggcaccaggagaATGGCGTGGTGCTGCAAGAAATCGATAAG GCCCTGAGGCTGGTGGGGGAGCTGGACCAGGCTGAGAGGTGGCTGCAAGACGTGGCTGGGTCGCTCTTGGAGCCAGCTGCCATGAGAAGCCCGGCGGAGCTGCGCCAGGACCTGGAAGAAATGAGCCGGCTGGagaagcagctcctgctctgtggcCTCAAGCTGCAGGCACTGCGGGAAGAAGCAGCAAGCGAGGCGCCCACTGAGCACGAGGGGGCAAGGAAGATGCAGAGGAAAGTGGAGATGGTGGAGGAGAA GTTGGCACACGTGCAGGCAGCACTGCGGCACCGGGCAGCAGATCTGCGGGACTCCCTGGTGCTGTCTGAGTTCCTGCAGGACCTGCAAGAGGAGGAGGCACGGAGCCAGCAGGGATCTGCAGCG CCAGGGAGTGGGCGCTGTGGCTCGCAGGGGTGTTTTCCCCTGCTCTCAGCCCAGGCTGAGAAGTCTCCAAGCAGTGAGGACATGAGCCGGCCCTTGGGAGAGCTGCAGGAGGCTGTGGAGATGCTGAATGACGTGGCGAAGGAGCGGGAGCGGGTCATGGAGGTGGCAGCAGAGACGGAGAGCCTGGAGCGTCTG GTGGCAAAGATATCCCCACAGCTGGAGGCCCTTCAGTGCAGAGCCAAGGCGCTCTCTGAAGACATTGCCCTAGCAGAGAAGAGCTTCACCACGGTGAAGAGTGAGAAGGACCTGCAAGGGCTGCAGGGCTTGCTAAGCtgccagcaggagatggag CATGCAGTGTCCCAGACCCTGcaagggcagctggaggagctggagagggCGGCTGCCCGCTTGCAGGAGCTGTGTCCCGCTCGGCAGTGccccgtcagccaggagctgcaggagacgCTGTgggcctgggcagggctgcaAGAGCTGCTGCGGGAGACCCGGCTCCGCGTGCGGCAGGCCAGCCAGCTCCGGCACTTCTTCAAGGATTACTTAGCCATGAT CTCCTGGACTGAGGACACCCGGGCTCAGATCTTCTCTGAAAGCCCAAGCAGCTCCAGTATCCCGCAGACCCCATGTGAGGAGCTGGAGATGAGAATTGAAGAGAAACTCAAGGAGTTTGAGGCActagcagcagcagggcagcagctggtgtctgaGGAGCACTACCTGAGTGCAACA ATAAAGGAGCGCTTGGAAGAGCTGCAGAGCATGCTGGGCTGGGTGCTGGTGCGCTGGCGAGCACAGAGGCATCAGCAGCAGGATCTGGGGAGCAGACAGGAGGACAGGAGGGAGCCGGAGAACCTCTCAAGCACATCCCCCACTGGTCAA gagcagcatgCCTCACATATCCCACTCCACCTGGAAAGCATCCACAGCCCAGGGAAGTTCATGCCCTCCTCCCTCCTCGAGCCTGTGCAAAGATCAGAGCCAAAGCTTCCGGAGAAAAAAGCCATCTCCCCACCAACATCACCCCTCTCAGATGCCCCATCAGgagtggggcagagctggggggagCCCAGCAGCAAAACGGCCCTTAATGTGGAATCCCCCAAGGAGGCTGGCACCTGGGATCCTGCTGAGACCTCCacgctgctgctgccaccacggGGCTCCTGTGGTCTCGGGGGCACGGTCAACCTCATCCTCAGCATTGGCAAGAAGGGGGAGAAGAAGAAGGCCCAGCTGCTGGCCAGCAGCGAGCGGCCAGGCGAGGAGGCACTGCCAGCG CTCCCCGCCACTAAACACTCAGGCTGTAAAACCTTTTGGAAGCGTTGCCAGGGGCTTTTAGGAAACACTTGGGGTAGCTTAAAGCGAAAAAGAAAGCCACCACGCCAGCTGGTGGAAGAG GTGCAGGCGGAGGCCAGGAAAACCTGCACGGCAAAGCGGCCGCCCGCCGTTGTGCGGCGCCCTGCAGGGCCCGGCGGTGGCATGGCGGCCGTGTCCCACACGCTGCCCAAGGCCGGCGCTGGCTGCCTCTTCAACAGcctgcagcggcgggagcaggCCCGGGCAGAGCAGGCCCGGCTCCTCACCCTGCGGGGCATCATGGGCGACAGCTCCCTGCGGCCCACGCCCGAGGAATGCCACGGCCCCAGCAACACCTGGCCTCAGAAGTGTGGCTGGAGGAAGGGGGGACCGGGGGCAGCTGCCGCCGGACCTCAGCTTGGGGAGCTGCTCCTCTACGTCAGGAACCCGCTGGTGCAGGACATCGATGCCGAGTGCGGGGCGGCCCCTCAGAAACTCTGCCTACCTCACCCCAAAATCACATGCCCCCGTGTTTCCCTGGGCTCCgtgctcagcctggagctgcCACGGGATGCAGTGGTCCTGGGCTGCCGCCGAGGGGCTGAGGCACGGCAGCaggaggcagaggggcaggagcagaggcaggatCAAGAGGTGAGGCCGTGGAAGCCCACAGGCACACATGGAGTTGGATGGCAGGAAGATGGGCACAGTCCCCAGGGGCCCAGCAAGAGGCTGGGGATGTCCCCCAAGGGCGAGCAAGAAAGGTGGTTCGAGGAGGTGAGCTTgaagcccagctgcagccagcagagagcACACCGTGCTGGGAAGGAGCACTGGAGCCCacagcaccccagcagcaccagTAAAGACCTTCTGGACTTGAGGCTGAGCCGGCCGTCCCGTGTCGGCATGGGGGATGAGCTGGGCACCCACTTTGGCCAGGATGACAGCCCcactgcctctggcagggccagGCACCACAGAGCCGCTTGGCTGGAGCTTGGATCATCCCCTGCCAGCACCCCAGTCAGGGCTGgagccatccccagccctgcctgcacacagcagccagccagcagcagccagcccagagggTCCCCGGCTTCCCCTGCCGCCCCCACCCAGCTCTCTGTCTTTGAGTGGGCACTGGGCTCtccacagccccagagccctgcacTGGGCACTAAGGAAGTGTGCCACCCTGCCCACAGGCAgtttgaggaagaggaggaggagctgcaggccaTCTGGGATGGGGCACAAGAGTGCCAGAGCTcaccaggaggaggcagctgtgccagccacaGGATGGGCAGCAGGGCGGGCAGCTTGGCCAGCCCCAGCGCCACTGCTGGTGGGCCCCTCATCCTCTCATCAGCCAACAACGTGCTAGTGGCCAAATTCACCCTTCccactgctgcccagctgctccaCAGCCCCTCGGGAGAGCAGAGCCCCGGGGTGGTgcacagtggcagtggcagtccCAGTGGGCTCAGGGTTTCCCCCCACGAGGAGGAGCTGGTGCCTGCAGCCCCCTTGGATGCCTCCAGTGCCTGGGATCAGCGGAGGCATCGGCAAGAGGAAAACAGCAAG GTCCTGCCTGGTAAAATGGAGTTTCAGATGATGGAGGGGACGCTGGAAAGGAAGCATGTATTGCAGACAGGAGGGAGAAAG GCCAGCTGCCGGGCCTGGGGCCTCTTCCACGCCGTGCTGATGAGGCAGACACTGTGCTTCTACCAGGACCGCAGGGACAGCCTCAAG AGCTCCGTGGTGGCCCTTCCCCTGAACCTCTCCGGGGCAGTCTGCACCCCAGATGCCGAGTACACCAAGAAGACCAACTGCTTCAGGCTTCA GCTGCAGGATGGCTCTGAATACCTCCTGAGggcccccacccagcccctcatGAACGAATGGGTCTCAAAGCTGCAGCAAAACTCAG GTTTCCCCAAAGTGGATTatttccaggcagcagcacagtgtGTCGAGAGCACTGGGGGTACTGGCAG TTTCAGCAAGGCCTCCAGCACTGGGACCTCCCACCTCCAGGGACATCACCAGGTCACCACTCCCAAGAGCCAGGAGATTGTGGTGTTACCCTGTGCAAGCCCACTACTGCAGAGGCCTCTGGGCAGCCAGGATGGCCCACTCGATGGGACTGTGACAGCAGCAG AGAATGCTCAGGGGGCTGGGCACAAGGAGCAGCAGTGGCCATCCAGAGCGTCCCCCGGGCTGTGGGACAACATCTGCCCAGAGGATGACTATGGGCTGGTGGCCAACAAGAGGAGGTCCTACTCCTTCACCTCAG CCACGTACCAGAAGCTGAGCCCGCGGGCGGTGCCCCAGGAGGCGGCGGGGGCCGGGAGCAGCTACTCGGTCACGCTGTACATCGGGGAGCAGGCTGTGCCCCGGGCACGCTGCCACTCCTTCGTGGCACCAACAGGGAGCCCCCGCGACGCACGGGGGGAGAAGACCACCAGCCCCCCTCGCACCAAGAACAAATCTGTCTTCAAGAAGTTCTTTGGGAAGAAAGAGTGA